TAAAAGATGCGCACTATAAGAATTTTATTGTGCTAGAATACGAAGCAAAAGAAGAACCCAAAGAAGCGATCCCTGGTTACATCAACGAACTGCGTAAACTGGTTTAATTGTAAATTAACGTTACCTTTTTTGTTCTAGTGAGCTTTGATCATGGAAGAAACTCATTCTGAACCTCCCGAAGAAAAAAACAAGGGGCCTATCTGGACTCATCAGCTACCGTTGGAGCGTGAAACCTGTATCTTCATCCTGGTGAATGCGCTGGATGTCTTCATGACTTATATCCTGCTGGTGACAGGTAATTTCAGAGAGTCAAACCAGATCGCGAACTTCTTTCTCGCCAGTTGGGGAATCAAAGGAATGGTCTATTTTAAATTTGGACTGGTTGCGGTCGTGACGATAATTGCACAAATCGTTGCTAGGAAAAAGTTCAACACAGGACGCAACTTATTGAACTTCGGCTCGTTGGTTGTAGCGGGAGTTGTGATCTATAGTGTCGCGCTCTTTATTCGGTCGGGGTACCTGTTTGGCTAATGAGTCTGCCCCTTCTCTACCGATCAGTCCCTCTGGTCGCTAGCCAGGCGAATCAGTCCGGCAAATAAAATCGCCGCCGTTTCAATTCGTAATATCCCCTTACTCAACTTGATCGGCTTTGCGCCTTGTTCCAATGCCGAGTCGAGCTCTTCAGGAGAAAAACCTCCTTCTGGCCCAATCAGTAATACCAAAGCGCCGGACGAAGCGTTTGTTGAAATCGTGTTCAAAACATCGAGCCCTGTTCCCTGTGGATCCGCAACAAACATCTGACACTCAGAGCGAGAGGTTTCTTCTAAAAAATCATCCCACTTCTGCACGGCCGCCAATTCCATCATGCGGGTTTGACCTGACTGCTTCGCTGCCGCGACGATCGTCTGTTGTAATTTTTTCAAACGGTTCTCGCCTGGATCAACACTACTACGTTCGGTAATCAGGGGCACCAACTTACTGACACCTAACTCCGCTGCCTTCTCAACCAACCAGCGAAAGCGATCTCCTTTCGGGACTGCAGTGGCTAAAATCAAGGGAACCTGTGTCTCAACAGGGGTTTCGCGTCGCCCGCTCACCTTAATTTCGATGATTTTGCGAGAGGTTTTTGTAATGACACCCTCTGCTTCAGCTCCCGTTCCGTTAAATACCAGCACGGAATCACCGATCTGCAGCCGTAAGACGTGAAGCCCGTGATGTGCTTCGCCACCTTCCAAAAGCAACTGATCGGGGTCCAAAGAACCTTCAAAATAAAATCGGTGTGGCATAAATGCTCTCGGAATGGGTTCAACCAGACTGAATCCAGGTTAATTGCAACGTCTGCAAGTCTATTTGCACCAAGAAAAAATCGTGTTGAAGCCGCTCTAGTTAAATGGGACGCGCTCTAGAAAAACTTTAAGCTCTTTAAAATACGTAAGTTGGACAAACATAGAATAGCCAGGCGGTGCTCAGTCATGCCGATGGTATTGAATGACCGATTTTAACAATCAGGGAAACTTCACACTCAGAGCAGGCTATTCATCTAGCCCTCTGAACATGGCGTCTCTTTCATTGGATGGTATCTCGATCCCTGTAGGTTCTGCAAGGAAAAGAGAATCTGGACAGATCGATTCTCACCCAAAATTCAACAGGTCAAAAAATATTATGTATTGCGATTTCTGGAATTTCACACAAGCTCCCTTCAATCAACGACTAGATCTCGAATATTTTTTCGAAAGCGAACTCCACGAAGAGGCACTCGCGCGACTTTTATTTGTCGCTGAAGAACAAAAAAAAGGCGCTGTCTTTACAGGTCCTTCGGGTACAGGCAAAACACTCACTTTGAAAGTACTCCAGTATTTATTGAAACGCAGCCCGCATCGCTGTGAATACATTGATCTCCTTGGCTTAACAGAAGAGGAATTTCTATGGCAGGTCTGTGCTCAGTTACGTCTCGGGCCAGCTCACACAACCGCGCTGCCTCAACTCTGGCGATCCCTGGCCGATTATCTCACTGGTCTCCAATTGACTCAAAGCCGCGTCATCTTGCTCCTGGATCATGTGGATAAAAGTCATGCTGAGTGTCTCAAGTCGATTGAACGTTTACTGTATTCCGGAAACCAGCAGTACCCTTCGTTATCCATTGTGACGACCTTTGAAAATTTGAACTCCGGACAGGCATCCAACGTATCTCATTTATCAGATCTCGCCATCGAACTCGCGCCATTCGACCTGGAAATGACCCAAAACTATATCGTTCATCGTCTGAGTCAATCAGGTTGTTCAAAGTCTGTATTTACTGATGACGCATTCGAAGAAATTCAGAAAACGACAGCAGGAACGCCACAAAAAATCAATCAGATTTGTGATCTGGCACTCCTGGCAGGATATGAGCAAAGTCTGGAACATATAGACTCAGATGTGATCAAAAGTGCAAACCTTGAAATAAAAGGTGCTCCTACATCCACAAACCGCATTTCCGAAGTCATGCAAGGTGTATAGAATAGAGTGTTACTCACAGTCACTCCCCTCACCTTAGAAGACGATACGAAATGCACATATGCTTGTTTGATATTGATGGAACATTGATCGATACCGGTGGAGCCGGCCAACGCTCGATCTTGCATATGCTGGAAGAAGAGTTTCAGGTCTCCGCTCCCGTTGAAGGGATTCCCACCGCAGGCAGAACCGATCATGCCATCATGACGGATCTGTTCAAGTATTTTGAGATTCCCAATACCAGCGAGAATCGAAAACGATTTGAAACAGGATATCTGAATCTGCTTGCAGAAAAAC
The Gimesia aquarii DNA segment above includes these coding regions:
- a CDS encoding DUF5658 family protein; protein product: MEETHSEPPEEKNKGPIWTHQLPLERETCIFILVNALDVFMTYILLVTGNFRESNQIANFFLASWGIKGMVYFKFGLVAVVTIIAQIVARKKFNTGRNLLNFGSLVVAGVVIYSVALFIRSGYLFG
- a CDS encoding RsmE family RNA methyltransferase, with amino-acid sequence MPHRFYFEGSLDPDQLLLEGGEAHHGLHVLRLQIGDSVLVFNGTGAEAEGVITKTSRKIIEIKVSGRRETPVETQVPLILATAVPKGDRFRWLVEKAAELGVSKLVPLITERSSVDPGENRLKKLQQTIVAAAKQSGQTRMMELAAVQKWDDFLEETSRSECQMFVADPQGTGLDVLNTISTNASSGALVLLIGPEGGFSPEELDSALEQGAKPIKLSKGILRIETAAILFAGLIRLASDQRD
- a CDS encoding ExeA family protein, coding for MYCDFWNFTQAPFNQRLDLEYFFESELHEEALARLLFVAEEQKKGAVFTGPSGTGKTLTLKVLQYLLKRSPHRCEYIDLLGLTEEEFLWQVCAQLRLGPAHTTALPQLWRSLADYLTGLQLTQSRVILLLDHVDKSHAECLKSIERLLYSGNQQYPSLSIVTTFENLNSGQASNVSHLSDLAIELAPFDLEMTQNYIVHRLSQSGCSKSVFTDDAFEEIQKTTAGTPQKINQICDLALLAGYEQSLEHIDSDVIKSANLEIKGAPTSTNRISEVMQGV